The following are from one region of the Nicotiana tabacum cultivar K326 chromosome 3, ASM71507v2, whole genome shotgun sequence genome:
- the LOC107827764 gene encoding uncharacterized protein LOC107827764, with translation MASISKNNTQEEVSPSSSVNWKERILLPTLLAGAAGGGAGLISKHRKVHGLANICTTYATNFAIVTACYCGAREFVRVSRTGKPDDLWNSAIGGFGSGAVLGRLQGGQLGAVRYSVMFAVVGTTVDYATTRAKPVLRSYYDSIVNKRDDWLKLPEWSPIKVLDEEALAAKRAREEELYRSVHNLKKES, from the exons ATGGCTTCCATTAGTAAGAATAACACACAAGAAGAAGTTTCTCCTTCTTCATCAGTGAATTGGAAAGAACGGATTCTTCTTCCTACTCTATTAGCTG GTGCGGCTGGTGGAGGAGCTGGTTTGATATCAAAGCATCGGAAGGTTCACGGCTTAGCAAACATTTGTACAACTTATGCGACTAATTTTGCTATTGTTACTGCATGTTACTGCG gtgcacgtgagtTTGTAAGAGTAAGTAGAACAGGAAAGCCTGATGATCTGTGGAACTCAGCAATTGGAGGCTTTGGTAGTGGTGCTGTACTTGGACGCCTGCAAG GAGGTCAACTTGGTGCTGTGCGTTATTCTGTCATGTTTGCAGTTGTGGGAACAACAGTTGATTATGCTACTACAAGAGCAAAACCAGTGTTGAGAAGCTACTACGACTCTATAGTCAATAAGAGAGATGATTGGTTAAAACTTCCTGAATGGTCGCCAATCAAAGTGCTTGATGAGGAGGCTCTTGCTGCAAAGCGTGCTCGGGAGGAGGAGCTATACAGAAGTGTCCACAATCTGAAGAAGGAATCATAA
- the LOC107762936 gene encoding nuclear transport factor 2-like, which translates to METAAAAVAQQPVSAQVVANAFVQQYYHILHHSPGLVFRFYQEISKLGRPEDDGSMSVTTTMQAINDKILSLNYGDFRAEIISVDAQESYNGGVHVLVTGLLSGNDNVVRNFSQTFFLAPQDRGYFVLNDMFRYGDSVNQHVTAEVPATNVVAPVTPEQDPPPVQQNHMSEQSSPSVEEANEGEVYNPPENGDMPVKEEDPVAEVVDEMQDDSQIAIESNIKSEDAPKKSYASIVMHLKESAASFSPPPAPAHRKPMAKSVEQANQPPITATDGPASSIDSVNDANNQEGEATEGYSIYIKGLPMSATVALLADEFKKFGPIKTGGIQVRNRHQGFSFGFVEFEVASAVQKAIEASPISIGGRQAVVEEKKSTNSRGNNRARFQSGRGFGYRNDGVRGRGNYGGGRGYGRGDFEGRTEYKGGNRSWSSNRGGGDGYQRTDNTGGNAGRPNRGGGMPNGTAKHTTAWVSTAPEI; encoded by the exons ATGGAGACTGCAGCGGCGGCAGTAGCACAACAACCCGTCTCTGCTCAAGTT GTTGCAAATGCTTTTGTGCAGCAGTATTATCATATACTGCACCATTCTCCTGGACTAGTTTTTAGGTTTTACCAAGAGATAAGCAAGCTTGGACGACCTGAAGACGATGGGTCGATGAGCGTTACAACTACAATGCAA GCAATCAATGATAAGATACTCTCACTAAACTATGGGGACTTCAGAGCGGAGATTATATCTGTGGATGCGCAAGAATCCTACAATGGGGGAGTGCACGTCCTTGTGACTGGATTATTGTCTGGGAACGACAACGTGGTCCGGAATTTCTCTCAAACTTTCTTCCTAGCACCACAAGACCGAGGATACTTTGTTCTGAATGACATGTTTCGATATGGAGACAGTGTCAATCAACATGTTACTGCCGAGGTCCCGGCAACTAATGTGGTGGCTCCTGTGACTCCTGAACAAG ATCCCCCTCCGGTGCAGCAGAATCACATGTCTGAGCAGAGCTCACCATCAGTGGAGGAAGCTAATGAGGGAGAAGTTTACAACCCACCTGAGAATGGTGACATGCCTGTCAAAGAGGAAGATCCTGTTGCTGAGGTTGTTGATGAAATGCAAGACGACTCTCAAATAGCAATTGAATCTAACATCAAAAGTGAAGATGCTCCTAAGAAGTCATATGCTTCAATT GTCATGCATCTCAAGGAAAGTGCTGCTAGTTTCTCCCCTCCTCCCGCACCTGCTCATCGGAAGCCTATGGCAAAGAGCGTTGAGCAAGCGAATCAACCTCCTATAACAGCGACTGATGGCCCAGCTTCCAGCATAGATTCTGTTAATGACGCGAATAACCAAGAGGGAGAAG CAACTGAAGGCTACTCAATCTACATAAAAGGCTTGCCTATGAGTGCAACTGTGGCATTACTTGCAGATGAGTTCAAGAAGTTTGGGCCTATCAAGACTGGAGGCATTCAAGTCAGAAACAGA CATCAGGGATTTTCGTTCGGTTTTGTGGAATTTGAGGTGGCTAGTGCTGTGCAAAAAGCTATTGAG GCATCTCCAATTTCAATTGGTGGACGCCAAGCTGTTGTTGAGGAAAAAAAGTCCACAAATTCTCGAG GTAACAACAGGGCTAGATTTCAGTCCGGAAGGGGTTTTGGTTACAGGAATGATGGAGTAAGAGGTCGAGGAAACTATGGAGGTGGCAGGGGTTACGGTCGAGGTGATTTCGAAGGAAGAACTGAGTACAAGGGTGGCAACCGCAGCTGGTCATCAAACCGTGGTGGGGGCGATGGATACCAGCGAACTGATAACACAGGTGGCAATGCTGGGCGACCGAATCGTGGTGGAGGGATGCCTAACGGAACAGCCAAACACACAACAGCATGGGTTTCTACTGCACCTGAAATATAG
- the LOC107764858 gene encoding uncharacterized protein LOC107764858: MGQKGVQKPLQKLFSRVRKQSNKVKTFLGVFTVLTLLVTLKLLIHEHNHFFVLAEFAHFIGILVLIYKLSTLKTCSGLSLKTQQLTATFLFVRLYCSLQVEGDIHTLLDLVTLVATFWLMYMMKYKLKSSYMADLDNMKKYVVIVPCFVIAFFIHPRTNNLIISILWAFATYIEGVSVLPQLRLMQNVKIIEPFTAHYVFALGVSRFFSCAHWIIKVYDTAGSYLSLTGGGFLWIPMIILAEVVQTFVLADFCYYYVKSVIQGQMMVRLPA; the protein is encoded by the exons ATGGGTCAGAAGGGAGTCCAAAAGCCATTGCAGAAGCTTTTTTCAAGGGTACGAAAGCAGTCGAACAAAGTGAAGACATTCTTGGGTGTATTCACAGTGCTAACACTGCTTGTTACTCTCAAACTCCTTATACATGAACACAACCACTTCTTTGTTTTAGCTGAATTTGCTCATTTCATTGGTATCTTGGTTTTGATTTACAAGTTGTCCACACTCAAGACTTGCTCTG GCCTTTCATTGAAGACTCAACAGCTTACAGCAACATTTTTATTTGTAAGATTATATTGCAGCCTTCAAGTTGAAGGAGATATTCATACTTTACTAGACCTTGTCACTCTTGTGGCTACATTCTGGCTTATGTATATGATGAAGTACAAGTTGAAGTCATCCTACATGGCTGATTTGGATAATATGAAGAAATATGTTGTG ATAGTACCTTGTTTCGTGATAGCCTTCTTTATCCATCCGCGGACAAATAATCTTATTATCAGTATACTTTGGGCTTTTGCTACATATATAGAAGGCGTTTCGGTGTTGCCTCAGCTTCGCTTGATGCAGAACGTCAAG ATTATTGAGCCATTCACAGCTCATTATGTGTTCGCATTGGGCGTTTCAAGATTCTTCAGTTGCGCTCATTGGATCATTAAG GTCTATGATACAGCAGGTTCATATTTGTCTTTGACTGGAGGGGGTTTCTTGTGGATACCAATGATCATTTTAGCCGAAGTCGTTCAAACATTCGTTTTGGCcgatttctgttattattatgTGAAGAG TGTCATACAAGGTCAAATGATGGTTCGCCTGCCAGCATAG